In Gossypium hirsutum isolate 1008001.06 chromosome D01, Gossypium_hirsutum_v2.1, whole genome shotgun sequence, the genomic window GTAAGACTTCCTTCTCCCCGCCCCCATCACACCAATAAATGAGCATTTAACAAGTTAATTACTATGCATTTTGCATTGCATCCATAAAAGTTTCATTGACCCATattcccaacccaatgcaacccCAAGGATAAGCTCTTTGCTTTTTAATATAAGTGGGCAGTGTGTGAGCACATATAAGTGTTGGGTTTTTTGGTAATATAGAGTTGGCTTTGCTTGGTCGACAATACAATCTCTTAAAagttaacaaaaacaaaaacagataGGGTATGCATGACTttattgtatgtatgtatgtgggATTTCTTGTTTGATTTTCAAACGTCAAAAAGAGGGAAAAAGAACACAATGACACACTTATATCTCATTACCAGACAAAAAGAGGGTCAATGTTGTGTTGGTGGCTTAGTTATGGTGGGAGTGAGTTTCCTGGAACCTAGAATAagtcaaatttagaaaaataaataaaataaagagatatTGCTGATTTTTGCTTTGCGTTATTGAAACGTTATAAAAACCTATAAGAAAAGATAAAGGTCATAAGACACTAGGGTATGGTTCATTGTTTCTGCAAATGaataagggaaagaaaaagtgtgTGTGCCATTTTGAGTCATCCACGTACAAATTGGTGATAAAAAAGAACAATAATTATGCAGTCAAAGTTGCACGAGAATCACTCAtagcaatatatattttttatttgggtgAATTTCATCAATCATCCCTAAATTATTGTCTAAATTGCAaaatattatgattgaattttcaAAGTATAAATATGGTATCAGTTAAATTATTTCATCAACATATTTAAACACATAGACAAAGTTATAAATATATGTACGTATCTATCACATAGAggggtgttttttttttaatttaatacgttagattaatatttgatattgtGTATATAGTAGATAAACATTTATTACAATATGATGTTgtgtattttaaatatgtttcatgTTAGATACATTAATCGTCCCATCTAATAACTAAGCAAACAAAAGGGATTTAATACTGaaaatttaaggactaatttaGAATATGGATTATAGTTTGAGAATGTGTAGTGAGATGAACCCTTTTTGTTCCTCATATTATAGTGTAAACTTTAGTGAGAGAGGTAGCATTGAGAAAGGGCcagaattaaaaagaaagagcATGGGAGTCTACACTACACATGACTTGCGTGTGTGGGTCTCCAATGTAGAAAATGTGAAATCAcctgacatattgcatgggtcaCATTAACcaactattttctttttcttttttgttttgttgatgatgatgatgaacatTTCGAGATATTATGACCAAATggaaacatttttttaaaaccctATGCCACTAGCATTTATTTATTGCCTTCATGAGATGTGCAacaacccccccccccaaaaaaaaaacctaaacgaTAATGAAAAAGTTAGCTAGCTACTTCAAtattggtttatatatataatcatctaATCATAACCTTCCAATAATGCTTACATAGTGGATCCTATCTTTGcaacttataatatatatgtttccAGTCCAATTCCATATGCTTCCACGTGTAACAGTGgcttgttttatatatatatagttgatgGTTAATTGTTGGAAGCATGCATGTATGGCTGCTACACAAACACAGACAAAGAAAGCAACAAATACAGCAGGTTTTGCTGTGAAGTGTGTACACCAGACCCTACCCCCCCCCCATATCACTATAATATAGATTTAAAGGACATAAAACTTGTGTGATATGAACAATTTAGCGAAGTTATTGATTTTACATTGAAAGACCCTTCTTTTTGGTTTTCTTGATTAATTCGTTTCCCCGAAATTTCATGAGAGAGTGAGTAGGGGAGGGGTGGGGAGATGGTGGTCCATAAAATGACCGTTTTGTTGCAGTGAGTGGTCTAATTAGCCATTTTCAAGTCTCAAATTGCGGGCAACTGAGACATTGAAAATCTCATTCATTTCATTCACTCACAAGAtacgacttttttttttttaagcgAAATGGTGGGTCACATAAAAAGGATGGGACCTTACCCCTCCTTCAGCTTGATGGTGTAGCCTCGGTGCTCTAAACCAACAACTCCTCAAGTCACCGTCTCGTCTCTTTCAAACTCTACCCCAATAATTAAATCAACTCTCTTTCCTTTTCAAAGAAATTGCTTATCTTCCACTTATCTACGCATATCAATATAAATAATTGAATCTAATGTTTTGAATTGTCAATATCTTCAATCGGTTTTGGTATAAATGTTCAAATTTGTGTTTGGTAAGATATTGAATTCATTCTCAACTTGAGATATGGGTGTTTTgaatattgaaatgaataaataaatatatgaaattatggtTATGGATGGTCTTTCTATTATGATTAAATTTGAgctttaattcatatattttattttagtgtAATTTTATTCactaggttttaaaaaaaaaaacctccttCAACTCATAATGAATTATTTTGTTTCGAATGGAATGAGTTTATTAGAAATTCTAATTCcccattttaatcaaaatagtcTGAACTAGCTAAGaatattatgtaaaattaaagtataaaaatttaatcccaaatttgaccaaaatttaaaaaaaaagcaactTTATAATCATTCCCCAATTGATGTGTTAGCTTAGCTAATGATGatgaaaattgaatattgaaCCCTTAATTAAGGGGGCTTGAGTCGATGCATGCGCTTAGATAGTAAGGCacgtagaaaagaaaaaaaagaaaaaagaaaaacacaagcCCACCTTCCTAGAAATGAAAGCTAAGTACTATATTGCATTTTTAATCAAACAAGATTTAATCTCAAATATTCTTTTTTACGtgttgaaatgaaatgtgaactCCAATCATCTTTTTGGACTATTAATTAACCACTAATTAAGCCATGGCCTTGTTCAAGAAAACTAGAAATGGTCGACAGTATTTTGGTCTTCAAGATACGTCACTCAAAACACAAACTTTTGAAGTATGGAAATGGTTAAGTATTCCTTAATACGACCATAACATATACtaaaattcaactcatttaactTTTCAAAAGAAACCCAAGTTGGTGTGTTCATCACTTTGCCAAAAGCAAAGGGGAAAAACAAAGGGAAGTATCAGCTGGGGGAAACTGCAGCAAACACTTGGCACCAAAAACGAGTTTTGGATTTATGCAAAAcacccaaaaagaaaagaatcccatttttgttgttttattaaataaataagtggGGCCAATGAAGTGGAGTTAGGAACGCAAGCAAAGGTGAGTTTGGGTGTGGGGGGGGGGGGTTGATCTTGAAATCCACCTTCGGTGCTTTGCCAATATCACATGGTCTGCACCAAAGGGATACGAGGGAAATAGGATTGAGGTGGTGGACAGCACATGGGGACCAGTGGCAGTGCCACCCTTTCCCactccatatatatatgtatgtatgtgccatTCATTGCTCTCTCACCACCATTTTGTTTCCTTTCGGAATGCAAACGGAAATAACGCtttgaaattaaaagattttGCCTGCCCTGACACCCCCTTCTGTGTATTCAATTAAGTATACGTAAATAAAACAGTACAAGTATTGTATTTGGCCTAGGGGACTGTGTGTGCAAACCCATGGACTCTCTCTCTTTAGAATCTTGCTGACATTGAACACATTTTCCGTAAGTTCTTGTAAAATAATCCCCCCTTCCccaatcaaataaatatatatgtgggGTCTTTCCAAGACTGGGAAGTGGGAGGGAAGTGTTGAGACTATTGATTTTGCTTTCGCATTGGCAATGCAAGTTGCTCATCCATGTGGCTGAGTACCAGACACTGTGTGATATAAAGTTGTAGCTTCTCAATTCCAATCAGCCCTATTTTTCTTTCTATATTTCCACCTACATTTTGTCTTCTTCCAGATTCTCTATTTCTAATAAAATTACTCATTAATTCGTACTATTGTTATTATAACAATTGAGAAGATAGAATTTgccaacaaaaaaagaaaaaaaaggctaaATCCTTTATTTGCACTTCAAAGTTCAAACTTTGATGTTGTCATCTTCTCTCCTAATTTATACCtatgtacaaaaaatatatatgagttttaATGCACTTAAACGCGTATTATCTTatattttaagagtttaaggttacaagtagtaataaaatttatataaatatatataatcgaTGGATCAATATATTATTCAATGATGGTGTATAATTCTATGTAAtattagggtctgtttgattgccagtaaaatattttccgtaaaatgatttcgggaaaatgttttacttttctgtaaaatgatttactggaaaatattttctggtgtttgattgaatctgtgtaaaatattttcggctgtttggcagatttcctggaaatattttttgaaaaaattatttttacatatattgatatatattaataattttttatattttaaattatttttacatatattgcaatgatttatttataataatactcaattattaagctacaatattaatcgttataaatttaaaaaaattaatatcaaataaattatttgtaattgtgttaaaaaacaagtattgaataattaaaaaaacaggTTACtagaaaatcgataaacagaagaaattttctactggaaatgaaggaaggaatgaaggaggcgatagagaggagagcacggaaaatgtcttacggaaattgaaagggtaagacattttccctaaaatgtaacccattttctcttgttttggagttcattttccaaatggaaaatgttttccgccaatcaaacgctggaaaagttggaaatgattttccggaaaatcaattccttcaatcaaacagacccttagtaAACTAGATAATGACAAATTATTAGAAATAAAGTTAAAGTGAAagtagaattaaaattttactgtgATGGGTGGTCATGTAATTTCATTGATGATGTATCAAATATAAATCATTAATCTATTAACATCTATTTGGTGAGTTGTTAAGGAGTAGAAGAACTTAAACGAAACAACGGGATGATAATACAATATAATACTCTTGGTACTGATCTTTCCTAGACATTTAGTAAATCAGAAGATAATTTTTTCACAAATTGCTAAaaagaaatcattaataaaagaGGTAAATCCattgaaagaaatcccatgtgGAATGAAATAGTTGGTACTACCAAAGCAAATCCAAATTCTTTGAATTGTCAAAATTCAAGATGCTAAACCTTGCAAATTGTTGCATGAAACAAATTAGTTGATGACTTCATTGGTAATTAATTATATCAACAATATTGAGAAGATGCATGAATGGTAATCCTTCAATTTTGTTGacctaaaatagtaaaaatattctTAAACTTTACAAGGACTTAATTAGATGCAATCAAATGATAAGGacttattcaaataaaataaataaaactgcAATATTTTAATCATGTTAATCATAATTGATGCACAGGAAAGGGAAAGTTGATTTTATCACATGGGTAAAgtactaaaaataatttatttatttcaactgCACTTATCTTCATATATAtctaaatttaatccttaattaatcTACATCACCTTTTTATCTTATCAACCACAGATTCATTGTTTCAAACTTTTGGTTGTGCCTACAAAGTTAAATAAGACTTTCGGTTACTTTCAATTTATTTGGATTATTGTTTTAGAAGAGAATATTGcatgcttttattttattcataacccaatgtttaaatatttcactatatttaacatttaatgaattattaatttttttaaaatattcagtGAAttggtttaatattattttcagagttttatacaaatatatttatatatccaatcaattataatattaaatgaaaaattgGATCAAACCCACACATGATGGAGCGAAGACTCACATGCTATAATTACACAATcgaaccaaaagaaaaaaagaagctaCTATTAACGATGTATActaattttcttttcatattacttttatttctctgaataaagttatatatatatattaactagtaaaaaccaaaattaatataattttaaaataatgctataaaatttattaaaattgtattaaaattaattattgttcGTAAAACTGAGTTCAAATTCCACTTGTGGAACTAGTGACACTCTTGTGATCTTATTCCTATTAAATGAATGATTCGTTGaacaataaataaatgaataaataatcatatttacattatagtttttttttgacAAATGATACCTTtcattttaagtatttatttataatttgagtatttttttttactcaaaagatttttaaaattttaaagttattctatgcattttctttaaatttttttctttataatttttatatattaaataagctTACATTATTGttctaaaaaaccaaaattaataacatttatcaaattaaatttatatttttcaaatataataaaattataaagaaaattttctattattttaataccaaataattttaaaaattaaataaaaataatttaactaattctaaattagttaaatatttgtttaaaaagtttcTTAATTACATTACCTTTTCAATTTATTAGTGATTTTTTAGGTTTAATGGTGCAAAAagtcctcaaactttttcaagaaaacaattaatccctttttttttgcactcatatggatacttgaactttcaaaatgcatcaaaaagaccctaaattttttttcaaaaaataataattaagcccCTGCTCTTattaaaaactagaaaaaaattataaaaataataaataatagaaaaattattaaattttaataaaaatataagatttatcaaaaattagaatttttttataaaaattgtaaaaaaatttaatgaccctttgtttttttcaattaaagtcattaAGTGTCGCAACACAGTGTGACATGTggagaaaaatgataaaaaatataatcaataaattttttagaaaaattataaaatgcttcttttggtacgatatttttataattttttttatgaaatttatatttcttttacattttgtataattttcttacaacttataaaattttataatttttttatatttctgtatattttatactttttttactatttttataaaattttacaattttttgtatatatttttttatgatttttatatttgattttttattaaaatttaatattatttatagattttattgattttaaattttataagtttttcttctaatttttaataaaagcaggggtttaattattttttttttgaaaatatttgatagtctttttgatatattttgaaagtTGAAGTACCCAAGTGAGTGCAAAAAAAAGTAggagcttaattgctttttttgaaaagcatTAAGTGCTTTTTTTGGTGCATTTTGAgagttcaaatacccaaataagtgaaaaaaaaagagcagagaattaattattttttttgaaaaaatttgaagaCTTTTTGCACCATTAaactattattaaaaaatttaaacattagcTAACATAATAAAAAGATTATACAGAAGCATGAAAATACAATGTAATTATTGAAAAAAGGATaattagaaaatgaaaaatataaaaagtcaAAGGTCAGTTTAGTGAAGTTGAAATTCCAGAGGTATGTAATCTTGGATGAATGGTGGctgttactaaaatttcaaagattttatattattcacaATTTCCTCATTCATTGCAGATATTTGCTAAATAAATGCTGACTTCCCAAATTCAATTATGGATTCCaaaattagttattttattttaatgaaaatccataaaaaattataaatcccCAAAATAAGAGAGAAATGAGTGATTTACATTCCCAAAATTGTagacaagaaaataaataaattgatgagAATTACTGTTATTATTCTGGCTTTCCAAATCACTCAACTCACACACAtttctgtttttcttttccttctccgATGTCAATAATGGATTTATGAAATCAATTTGGACCTATTAAATCGAAAAGATTTAACACAATAGAGGGACTGAAATTAGAATAAAACCAAAAATCTAAATGAAAAGGCTGGCCCCCTCTTTAGAAATCTCTGACTCAATAGGCCGATAGTTTAGTCACAAAATCTGCATGTGAACGTCGATGCTTAGCGCGTCCCATACGTGGCATTAGCCTCTCTTTAATGCTGCCTTTTTCTAGGATTTTTCATTTGAGAAAAATATGGCACAAAATAATAGTATCCTATGCCCTCTCTCTCCCTTCCTTTTCAAGCTTTTTCAGTTACCTCAATACAATCCAAATCCACCCCATTCTTTAATATTATATCAGTATTCTGACCTCACCCTTCTCTCCATCTCCTATAAATATACACCAACACCCTTTACCTCTTTTTTGTTTACGTTTGTCGTTATCGAGGGTTTCTTTGATCCAAACTAGAATCCCTCCCCCCCCAACCCATTTTTTGAGCTGATTTATGGTAAAACAAAGACTTCAGGCTAAAAATTGTGGgtctttttgtttggtttttgttttCGTTCTTGTTTGGTGGTTGAAGAAGGATAAATAATGGCTATACAAGCGCAGTTGTATTCTGATAATATTGGGTTCCCAATGTGCGGTTCTTTGGATTTGATCGATAATGGTTGTGGACTTGTTGGTGCTGCTGCTGGTGTCAATCAACAGATATCATCACAGCTTCAACAACTGCAACAGTTTCAACACCTTCAAAACCAGCACCAAAGGGACCAAACCTTTTCCTTTGGTAGCACTAACAACAATCGTGAATCAATCATGTTTGAGAAGCAAAGATACGAGATTGATCAGTTTATCAAATCACAGGTTAGtacaaaatcacaaaaaaaaaatccaagtttttcatttctttccaattggatctttaatttttttttttgattttgtgCAGAATGAGAGGCTGAGATTGTTACTGCAAGAGCAAAGGAAACAACAATATGAAGTATTAGTGAAGAAGATAGAATCAAAGGCCTCTTTTTTGCTTAGACAAAAAGATGAAGAGATTGTTAAAGCGAGGAACAAAACAATGGAACTTCAGAATATGTTGAAGAAATTGGAGATGGAGAATCAAGCATGGCAAAGGGTGGCGCAAGAGAATGAAGCTATGGTTGTGTCTTTAAACAACAGGCTTGAACAAGTACGGGAGGAACAAGCTTCTTGTCGTTTTAACAATGGTGTCGATGACGCAGAGTCTTGCTGTGAATGCGAAGACAACAACGAAGGGATTATGGAAACAAAGGGAAACGGAGGTTTCGCGGCGGTTGATAGCAGCAGTCAAAGACAAGAAGAACAACAAGAAAAAACCACAATGGTTTGCAAATGTTGTTATTGTCGAAATTCGTCAGTGTTGTTCCTTCCTTGCCGACACCTTTGTTCGTGTAAGGATTGTGCAACTTTTCTTGATTCTTGTCCCGTTTGTAGAACACCAAAGAAAGCTTGCATTGAAGCCTTGATTTCTTAGGTCACGGTAAAAAAAATTTGCAGGAAAGCATGATGATGGCGGTGGATGAACATAAGTAAATCCATATGGAGTTTAGACATTATTAGGtctcttttcttttcccctttttctccagttttttttttttgcctattTAGGTACTATGGGCAAGGATATTAGACCGAACATGTACTTAAACAcgcaaaaaaaaaatgaacagaCATCTAGAGCAATaggacatttaaaaaaaaaaaaaattcagttctTGAAATTATTGCCTTTGCCTGACCCATTGTATAGGTAGTGGTGGTtgcaataattaatataataacagACTGATCCTGTCTGATATTGGCAATTATTTTTGGGTTTGGGCAGTGACTGGAGAGAAAGATGGAATGATATGTCAGATTACATGCTAACCCTCGTTTCTTTTTATTCTTCATTTTCttaaagccatatttctaatattcaaattcaatatttattttgtaatccaaagtttattttatttacaaaaattttctaaCCATTTTATTGaagaattttcaattaaatagtaagatttagttaatcaaataatGCTTTAAATTTGAATGCCGATCTTCAATCGTTTTATTTGAACAATATTAAGctatttttatgttgtttctcttttatttcaatatatataatgGTGGTCAAAAAGTTGGTAGGGGAGATCTTTAGAGATTATGCGGGGAGCAATTAGATAGGGTATCAGCGAAATGTTCAGCCTCCCCTTTCTTGGAAACAAGGGAGGCTTATATAGAGTAGCTAGCTAGGCCCGAGCCCGCTCTGGACGGATGCTTATGATGGAAGGCCATGAAGAGCTTCCTTACAACTTTAGATTGAAGAAATCTTTAAGTGAATCGATACAATTGAGGAACTTATGTGGATAAGTTAAGCCATTTTGGGCGAGTTTAGATATAACAATTGCACCAAATCAATAGATGTTAAAATAACCTTCTTGAGATAATATTAAATAGGTGTGCTTGTAGAAGGGAGCTCAAAGCCACCTTGTACGAGTGAGCTTCGTGAAGCAAGCTTGTGGAGAGTTAGTTTCTCTCTACTTTTAAAAAGAGTAAGCGAAAAAATCGGgtttaaaatgtatcaaaaagtaaatttaaataaGGGAGAAGATGTGATCCACTATCAGTGATTAATAACATGACATctcattattaaataaaacaaaaaatagtaGAGGACTTGTAAAAATaagtactaataattttatttaaacataattaattataaataaatgttaaaacttaAAGTTTGATACCCTAGACCCTAAACCATTAAATCAAGATCCTAAATCCAAGaattattgatatttatttacaATAGTTActattaatgtttaattattcttaaataaaattattagtgtttatttataagtcttattttttctttaatttaatgatgatgtatcattttttttctagatttctcAAGGTATAGTATCATATTATTATTTGGCGGTGCATCAAATATTATTcctttaaataatgtttaaatttgttaatattatgatattttagtaagaatataaaaattaatttatcgtaactttattaatatttttatatatgaaatgtaaatttataatatttgtaaggaatcaattttaattatttgtaaaacttaGTTGGACTATATAATctatatttcaaatattaaaatataaccatTACAAATTTGAAGATATAttgttatatatttgaaataaattctaATAGGGAAATAATTGTATACCcatataaatattacataaaatacattaggttatgaatattatatattttaaatgaatttcaacagaaaaataattgtatatctcatacatatcacATAAAATATGTTGGattataaataaaagttaaaaatctcATTTGACTTCAAAAAAACTATTTGTGTAGTAAGGCCATAcaaaaattcagttaaccgaaTATATCAAATTGAACCGAATtcgaaaattttggtttaatcaattttcttttttacttatTCAATATAGTCAATCgatttcaatggtgtttttcgattttgaattttcaaacaaaataaattgattaaaattttaattaataaattttatacccATACCCAAGCCCAAATAACCAAATACTAAATGTCGAAACCacccttaattttgaaaataacggGGAtagactttgaaaataaaatgggagtcgccaccgatcttttattgtggtgtgatcggatcaccttgaaaatgattttaggtctgcgaatttaaaaaaacaggttcgggagtcggttacacacgaggaagggttaacaccctcgtgacgcccaaaattggtaccgaattgattgtttaatgtcttaatgtcgaaattttgaaaagattttgaaatacaatccttttattttgaataaaatgaattggatgataaagctcatttatttcaaaaaaataaattgtcatactcagtaagttagagtgcaacatttcgaatcctcaaaattaaatttgacttttaaaaactatgcattttgagaaggatatttgattatttgggcCAAATGAGAagatcaaaacccagtaagttagggttcgatttcaccaaattcccaaatatcgaatattgcctttattttaaaatctagataacaaaatgccatatccagtcagttaggatccaacattttgaagtctcaaaagctttattttaaaattgtatggttttaataAGCA contains:
- the LOC107920940 gene encoding probable BOI-related E3 ubiquitin-protein ligase 3, whose protein sequence is MAIQAQLYSDNIGFPMCGSLDLIDNGCGLVGAAAGVNQQISSQLQQLQQFQHLQNQHQRDQTFSFGSTNNNRESIMFEKQRYEIDQFIKSQNERLRLLLQEQRKQQYEVLVKKIESKASFLLRQKDEEIVKARNKTMELQNMLKKLEMENQAWQRVAQENEAMVVSLNNRLEQVREEQASCRFNNGVDDAESCCECEDNNEGIMETKGNGGFAAVDSSSQRQEEQQEKTTMVCKCCYCRNSSVLFLPCRHLCSCKDCATFLDSCPVCRTPKKACIEALIS